The Flammeovirga agarivorans genome has a window encoding:
- a CDS encoding TolC family protein, with the protein MKKLLVILFSLSFHFSFAQEKDSTENVLTLEDLYSMVMLNHPVAKQAGLLTEQGQMQIRLGRGSFDPKLESKYDQKVFKDKEYYQKWNSYAKVPLWAGSLNVGYERNDGYNLNPENDTDSGNGLMYIGVELPVLKGLLMDERRAALRKGFELQKVTEAEQIKLINKLILQIAKDYWNWYYRYHQYRLAQEGYALATFRMEAVDERIKQGDLATVDGVEAKITIQQREINVRMAAMDLQKARLVLSNHLWSEDGQPLELLEDILPENTQVETLPQLEQLLKEADIAHPEIVSLVAKNSILAIDQKLAKESIKPELNLKYNYLGTTASSWDYGLSENYKFGATFSMPLFLRKERAKLQMSKLKVQSNELSLIMKRREIGNNIRRAFITVENYVELTEMQQEMSSNYQILLQGESDKFEAGESSVFYMNVREGKLIEAETKLFKMRAEYAKSVAELNWTAGVSPVMK; encoded by the coding sequence ATGAAGAAACTACTTGTTATCTTATTCTCATTATCTTTCCACTTTTCATTTGCTCAGGAAAAAGATTCTACTGAAAACGTTCTTACTTTAGAAGATCTTTACAGTATGGTGATGTTAAATCACCCTGTTGCTAAACAGGCAGGACTTCTAACAGAACAAGGGCAAATGCAAATACGATTGGGTAGAGGATCTTTTGACCCTAAACTTGAATCAAAATATGATCAAAAGGTATTCAAAGACAAAGAGTACTACCAAAAGTGGAACTCTTATGCTAAAGTACCACTTTGGGCAGGTTCACTGAATGTTGGTTATGAACGCAATGATGGTTATAATCTTAACCCAGAAAATGATACGGATTCAGGAAATGGATTAATGTACATAGGGGTAGAGTTACCTGTGCTGAAAGGTTTATTGATGGATGAGAGGAGAGCTGCTCTGCGTAAAGGTTTTGAATTACAAAAAGTTACAGAAGCAGAACAGATTAAGCTCATCAACAAATTAATTCTTCAGATTGCAAAGGATTATTGGAATTGGTATTATCGCTACCATCAGTACAGATTAGCTCAAGAAGGGTATGCATTAGCTACTTTCCGTATGGAAGCGGTGGATGAGCGTATCAAACAAGGTGATCTTGCTACTGTAGATGGGGTAGAAGCAAAAATTACTATTCAGCAGAGAGAAATCAATGTGAGAATGGCTGCGATGGACCTTCAGAAAGCTAGATTAGTTTTATCTAATCATTTATGGTCAGAAGATGGTCAACCCTTGGAACTTCTAGAGGATATTTTACCTGAAAATACTCAGGTGGAAACGTTACCTCAATTGGAACAACTCTTGAAAGAAGCTGATATTGCCCACCCAGAAATTGTAAGTTTAGTCGCGAAGAACTCTATACTTGCAATTGATCAGAAACTGGCAAAAGAATCGATTAAGCCTGAGTTGAATTTAAAATATAACTACTTGGGAACTACTGCTAGCAGTTGGGATTACGGTCTTTCTGAGAATTATAAATTCGGAGCCACTTTCTCAATGCCTTTATTCTTAAGAAAAGAAAGGGCAAAACTTCAAATGTCAAAATTAAAGGTTCAGAGTAATGAACTTTCTTTGATCATGAAAAGAAGAGAAATTGGTAACAATATTAGAAGAGCATTTATTACTGTAGAAAATTACGTTGAGTTAACGGAAATGCAACAGGAAATGTCGTCTAATTATCAGATTCTATTACAAGGTGAATCGGATAAATTCGAAGCTGGTGAAAGTTCAGTATTCTATATGAACGTCCGAGAAGGTAAGCTAATAGAAGCAGAAACGAAGTTATTTAAAATGAGAGCTGAATACGCTAAGTCCGTTGCTGAGCTAAATTGGACTGCAGGTGTATCGCCTGTGATGAAATAA
- a CDS encoding transglutaminase domain-containing protein has protein sequence MKKTTFLIIATVCLTFCTTGRILAQNNVKEYAKYSPNSASKSIERLANYLTKNESSDIQKAMNIYTWVVHNISLDIKVYNEKKIRILTPEQVLKRKKGTSLDYSALFSALCEEVNIPSRIIVGYVFTDNKSITTNLYKANHTWNAINIDSAWYLVDTMWGSGIVVKEKSGKNSKSSFHAPTFIKKVDYTFFKPSPHVLIESHLPSNPNWQLLEKEVDIKDFITNTFPEKNRTKNRSEVLDSYLEMNQAEYLYADAKSALSYNKKNFSTMGYASLLMAKDKNDTELKTRDRLKYLEEAKTSAYSYIRFIDLYSSIESEALKLWIRHYLETPIAKRQKFIDRHWINKDQIKQKKIQVQNHEQSLNTFKHKLEDKKYPALNKPRRKVEYDEFYVNVQEARLFGVDSALQVAIVSVDTLEKRRVDLIKKIDKSSRDLRNLSARQIRFLSRLDYLLQANVSLKILEHQANQVMQVEHNINVLTRQVKDLEEERYYNHKTLSKQISTIKRLYVDKQNILRGLYIKSQAQPQYKEMYDKVTIELKVIFNQQLHEKEEAYNKLKEHVFTLEKVNVNLTEQKEMIAHLNKVIDDYKSLKIGEVKREADETKLFCDFIIQESLQKGTALKGGRPQRAL, from the coding sequence ATGAAGAAAACTACTTTTTTAATTATCGCAACTGTTTGTTTAACTTTTTGTACTACTGGACGAATACTAGCTCAAAATAATGTAAAAGAATATGCAAAATATTCTCCAAATTCGGCGAGCAAGTCTATAGAGCGATTGGCGAACTACTTGACTAAAAATGAGTCCTCTGACATTCAAAAAGCAATGAATATATATACTTGGGTGGTACATAATATATCACTTGATATAAAAGTATATAATGAGAAAAAAATTAGAATCCTTACGCCAGAGCAAGTGCTCAAAAGGAAGAAAGGAACAAGCCTTGATTATTCAGCTTTATTTTCTGCATTGTGCGAGGAAGTAAACATTCCATCAAGGATAATAGTCGGTTATGTCTTTACGGATAATAAAAGCATAACGACCAATCTTTATAAGGCAAACCACACCTGGAATGCAATTAATATTGACTCAGCATGGTATCTTGTAGATACAATGTGGGGGAGTGGTATTGTTGTTAAAGAAAAGAGTGGTAAAAATTCAAAGTCTAGTTTCCACGCGCCAACTTTTATCAAAAAGGTGGATTATACTTTCTTTAAGCCTTCTCCACATGTATTAATAGAATCGCATCTACCATCTAACCCTAATTGGCAACTTTTAGAGAAGGAAGTAGATATTAAAGATTTTATTACGAATACATTTCCAGAGAAAAATAGAACAAAGAATAGATCTGAAGTTCTTGACTCGTACCTAGAAATGAATCAAGCTGAATATCTATATGCTGATGCTAAGTCTGCGTTATCATACAACAAGAAAAATTTCTCAACAATGGGTTATGCTTCTTTGTTGATGGCTAAGGACAAAAATGATACAGAATTAAAGACAAGAGATCGACTTAAATATTTAGAAGAGGCAAAGACTTCTGCTTATTCATACATAAGATTTATTGATCTTTATTCTTCCATTGAATCTGAAGCATTAAAATTGTGGATCAGACATTATCTTGAAACACCTATTGCTAAGCGTCAGAAGTTCATTGACAGACACTGGATTAATAAAGACCAAATCAAGCAGAAAAAGATTCAAGTTCAGAATCATGAGCAGTCATTAAATACTTTTAAGCATAAACTTGAGGATAAAAAGTATCCGGCATTAAATAAGCCTCGCCGTAAGGTGGAATATGATGAGTTTTATGTAAACGTTCAAGAAGCAAGATTATTTGGTGTGGATTCAGCTCTACAAGTGGCGATTGTAAGTGTAGATACCCTTGAAAAGAGAAGAGTAGATTTGATTAAAAAAATTGATAAATCAAGTAGAGACTTAAGAAACCTTAGTGCAAGACAGATTCGTTTTTTAAGTAGATTAGACTATCTCTTACAAGCTAATGTAAGTTTAAAAATCTTAGAGCACCAAGCAAATCAAGTGATGCAGGTTGAGCACAATATCAATGTGTTAACAAGACAAGTGAAGGACCTAGAGGAAGAAAGATATTACAATCATAAAACCTTATCTAAACAGATTTCAACGATTAAAAGGCTATATGTAGATAAGCAAAACATTCTTCGAGGATTATATATTAAGTCTCAGGCACAACCTCAATACAAGGAAATGTATGATAAAGTGACAATTGAATTAAAAGTCATCTTTAATCAGCAGTTACATGAGAAAGAAGAGGCTTATAATAAGTTGAAAGAACATGTATTTACTTTAGAAAAAGTAAACGTAAATCTTACTGAACAAAAAGAAATGATCGCTCATTTAAATAAAGTGATTGATGATTATAAATCTTTAAAAATTGGTGAAGTAAAAAGAGAGGCGGACGAAACAAAGCTTTTCTGTGATTTTATTATCCAAGAAAGTCTTCAAAAAGGAACTGCTTTAAAAGGAGGAAGACCTCAAAGAGCATTATAA
- a CDS encoding Kelch repeat-containing protein, whose protein sequence is MQLFRSLLLSVTILIIISCQKEATNIPGDGIEEEEILNQPPYSFQLVEIQDSAINVTINPRFIWQQSTDPDQDPVSYSFYIEEGSDNPSTLYHENFDSTTFTIVDPLKRYTQYSWKVVASDIHGASTESSVFSFTTYRNYQPEKFNLISPYNNEDEIPFLPLLKWESAIDPDGDAISYQLKVTNTETGEVVVNIDNYMDTTFQISDELVMYTKYDWQVIAKDSYNDTTHSANHTFYSKRISENMVLRVGTAPFIRRDGHSSVVFNGKIYIFGGSNTSGVNNGIQNDVWSSSNGKNWTEVEHVNSPTSFTSRHQHTTVAFKNKLWTIGGGTADGIKNDVWSSSDGKNWTLEVENAPFDPRYTHTCLVYNDKIWIIGGRLENSHYLNDIWSSVDGINWVCETKNADFDPRGYHTSVVFKDKMWVMGGYKSGLGSGSNNEVWSSVDGKNWIKETQNAEWSKRTGLSSVVFDGKMWITSGDYNNDLWSTEDGIKWKQQRSYGEMHKRSHQTAVTFDNKIFVIGGWRGDLLNDVWCFY, encoded by the coding sequence ATGCAATTATTTAGATCATTACTTTTATCAGTAACTATCTTGATCATCATTTCTTGTCAGAAAGAAGCAACAAACATTCCGGGAGATGGTATTGAAGAAGAAGAAATTTTAAACCAACCTCCTTATTCTTTTCAACTTGTGGAGATTCAAGATTCAGCTATAAATGTTACCATAAACCCCAGATTTATATGGCAACAATCTACAGACCCTGATCAAGATCCAGTATCCTATTCATTTTATATCGAAGAAGGATCTGATAATCCAAGTACTCTTTATCATGAAAACTTCGATTCTACAACTTTTACTATAGTCGATCCTTTAAAGAGATATACGCAATACTCATGGAAAGTGGTGGCATCAGATATTCATGGTGCATCAACAGAGAGTTCAGTATTTAGTTTTACGACATATAGAAACTATCAACCTGAGAAATTTAATCTAATTTCCCCTTATAATAACGAAGATGAAATTCCTTTTCTACCCTTGTTAAAATGGGAATCAGCTATTGATCCTGATGGTGATGCTATTTCTTACCAATTGAAAGTGACTAATACGGAGACCGGTGAAGTAGTAGTAAATATTGATAATTATATGGATACTACATTCCAAATATCAGATGAATTAGTGATGTACACTAAATACGATTGGCAAGTCATCGCAAAAGATAGTTATAACGATACCACTCATAGTGCAAACCATACCTTTTATTCGAAGAGGATTAGTGAAAATATGGTGTTAAGGGTAGGTACGGCACCTTTTATAAGAAGGGATGGTCATTCTTCAGTAGTTTTTAATGGGAAGATATATATTTTTGGAGGTTCCAATACAAGTGGTGTGAACAATGGAATTCAAAATGATGTTTGGTCCTCTTCAAATGGAAAAAATTGGACAGAAGTCGAGCATGTCAACTCCCCTACTTCATTTACTTCAAGACATCAACATACCACTGTTGCATTTAAAAATAAATTATGGACTATTGGAGGAGGCACAGCAGATGGTATAAAGAATGATGTTTGGTCATCATCTGATGGAAAAAATTGGACTTTGGAGGTTGAAAATGCCCCATTTGATCCTAGATATACGCATACTTGTTTAGTATATAATGACAAGATTTGGATTATTGGAGGACGATTAGAAAATAGCCATTATCTCAATGATATATGGTCATCGGTAGATGGAATTAATTGGGTTTGTGAGACAAAAAATGCAGATTTTGACCCTAGAGGCTACCATACTTCAGTGGTATTTAAAGATAAGATGTGGGTTATGGGTGGATACAAAAGCGGTCTAGGATCAGGATCAAATAATGAAGTTTGGTCATCGGTAGATGGAAAAAATTGGATAAAAGAAACACAAAATGCTGAATGGTCTAAACGAACAGGATTATCTTCTGTTGTATTTGATGGTAAGATGTGGATTACTTCCGGGGATTATAATAACGACTTATGGTCTACAGAAGATGGAATAAAATGGAAACAACAAAGGTCTTATGGCGAAATGCACAAAAGGTCTCATCAAACAGCCGTTACTTTTGACAATAAAATCTTCGTTATTGGTGGATGGAGAGGTGATTTACTAAATGATGTTTGGTGTTTTTATTAA
- a CDS encoding beta-galactosidase, whose translation MMRLHTILTFCVLFIQLDVVAQQTIKTYTPKNLKQENWLEQTIKANTKSKIVFNYNSQPLDLSTYKNLGVTFDNKNKYPLDVTVFVRGKEKYKEQYCRYIIPAKDTLLTKVILPRPNLSKENDWKKTLGSTFVLPYDMHPKWSAFDLKNTLRVEVVINNKYDHPMKVRLKQPQGVGEFEFHQHPTFDLPIPTVDKMGQLKSENWEGKVQSISELKKQGNKDQKQYTQSEFSNIEYDQFGGWKNGPQLEATGQFYTKKYKGKWHLVDPLGHLFFSLGVTGVGQGSGTPTKNREQLFSLDHAIEDVYSDKKGFINYYDRNLVYKYGKEWKNIHHEVTVGRLQSWNLNTCGAWSNVIPKQKVPYTLIIHPKLTHFGKVDKVPDPFDPDFENGLRSRIQGVISRGHKGDAWNLGIFVNNEIHWGNDSYALALGVLNEKLEIPARKEMSKFLEGKYSTIKKLNQQWNSSFNDFDNIQVQKVNDLNEVFKEDMKAYTQHHAEVYYKLCAEVIHEMLPGHLYLGSRIHGKVMEKNEAIQLAAAKYCDVVSFNIYRYDVSDFKPLYLVDKPIIIGEFHFGFSSHGVWGDGLKYATSEKHQADLYKAYMKGVIEHPNLVGAHWFQWSDQPVLGRKDGENYRIGLVDVTDQEFTHLTDAIKEVSSWIYENQFE comes from the coding sequence ATGATGAGATTACACACTATTTTGACTTTCTGTGTACTTTTTATACAACTTGATGTTGTAGCACAGCAAACGATTAAAACGTATACACCAAAAAACTTAAAACAAGAAAATTGGTTAGAGCAGACTATCAAAGCAAATACAAAGTCTAAGATTGTATTTAACTATAATAGCCAACCTTTAGACCTTTCGACCTATAAAAACCTAGGAGTTACTTTTGATAACAAAAACAAGTATCCATTAGATGTCACGGTCTTTGTTAGAGGGAAAGAAAAATATAAAGAACAATATTGTAGATATATTATTCCTGCTAAGGATACATTACTAACAAAAGTAATACTCCCAAGACCAAATCTATCTAAAGAGAATGACTGGAAGAAAACACTTGGAAGTACTTTTGTTTTACCCTACGATATGCATCCAAAATGGTCTGCTTTTGATCTCAAAAATACATTGAGAGTAGAAGTTGTAATAAATAACAAATACGACCATCCAATGAAGGTAAGACTAAAACAACCTCAAGGAGTAGGGGAATTCGAATTTCATCAACATCCTACTTTTGATCTTCCGATTCCTACAGTAGATAAAATGGGTCAGTTAAAGTCTGAAAATTGGGAAGGGAAAGTACAATCAATATCAGAACTAAAAAAACAAGGTAACAAAGACCAGAAACAATATACTCAATCTGAATTCTCGAATATTGAATACGATCAGTTTGGAGGTTGGAAAAATGGTCCTCAACTAGAAGCAACTGGTCAATTTTACACAAAAAAATACAAGGGGAAGTGGCATTTAGTTGATCCTCTTGGTCATCTGTTTTTCTCATTGGGAGTAACTGGAGTTGGACAAGGTTCTGGTACTCCAACAAAGAATAGAGAACAACTCTTTTCATTAGATCATGCTATTGAAGATGTCTATTCGGATAAAAAAGGATTTATCAATTATTACGATAGAAACTTAGTTTATAAGTACGGAAAAGAATGGAAAAATATCCATCATGAAGTTACAGTAGGGCGTTTACAATCTTGGAATCTGAATACTTGTGGAGCTTGGTCTAATGTAATACCTAAGCAAAAAGTACCATATACTTTAATCATTCATCCAAAACTTACTCATTTTGGTAAAGTGGATAAAGTTCCCGACCCATTCGACCCTGACTTTGAAAATGGATTAAGATCAAGAATTCAAGGGGTAATTAGTAGAGGACATAAAGGTGATGCATGGAATTTAGGCATTTTTGTCAACAATGAGATTCATTGGGGAAATGATAGTTATGCTTTAGCATTAGGGGTACTCAATGAAAAACTTGAAATTCCTGCTAGAAAAGAAATGTCAAAATTCTTAGAAGGAAAATATTCAACAATAAAGAAGTTAAATCAGCAATGGAATTCTTCATTTAATGATTTTGATAATATTCAGGTACAGAAAGTTAATGATTTAAATGAGGTTTTTAAAGAAGATATGAAAGCCTATACACAGCATCACGCAGAAGTATATTATAAATTATGTGCTGAGGTTATTCATGAAATGCTTCCTGGACATCTTTATTTAGGAAGTAGGATTCATGGTAAAGTCATGGAAAAAAATGAGGCAATACAACTGGCTGCAGCAAAGTATTGTGATGTAGTCAGTTTTAATATCTATAGGTATGATGTTAGTGATTTTAAACCGCTATACTTGGTAGATAAACCAATAATCATTGGTGAATTTCATTTTGGTTTCTCCTCACATGGTGTCTGGGGAGATGGTTTAAAGTATGCTACATCAGAAAAGCATCAAGCAGATTTATATAAAGCTTATATGAAAGGAGTCATTGAGCATCCAAATTTAGTTGGAGCACACTGGTTCCAATGGTCTGATCAACCTGTATTAGGTAGAAAAGATGGTGAAAATTATAGAATAGGTTTGGTAGATGTTACAGATCAAGAATTTACTCATCTCACCGACGCTATTAAAGAAGTATCCAGTTGGATATATGAAAATCAATTTGAGTAA